One segment of Bacteroides caecimuris DNA contains the following:
- a CDS encoding RsmD family RNA methyltransferase, translated as MRVISGIYKRRRFDVPRTFKARPTTDFAKENLFNVLNNYIDFEEGVTALDLFAGTGSISIELVSRGCDRVISIEKDPAHHSFICKIMKEVQTDKCLPIRGDVFKFIKNSREQFDFIFADPPYALKELETIPELIFQNNLLKEGGLLVLEHGKENKFEENPHFLERRVYGSVNFSLFR; from the coding sequence ATGCGAGTAATCAGCGGTATTTACAAACGAAGAAGATTTGACGTGCCTCGGACATTTAAAGCACGCCCTACAACAGATTTCGCCAAAGAAAATCTGTTTAATGTACTCAATAACTATATCGATTTTGAAGAAGGAGTAACAGCTCTTGATCTGTTTGCCGGGACGGGAAGCATCAGTATCGAACTGGTATCCCGTGGATGCGACCGTGTTATCAGTATTGAGAAAGACCCTGCACATCACTCATTCATCTGCAAAATCATGAAAGAAGTGCAGACAGACAAATGTCTGCCGATACGCGGAGATGTATTCAAGTTTATCAAGAATAGTCGCGAACAGTTCGACTTCATTTTTGCCGATCCTCCCTACGCTTTAAAAGAGTTGGAAACAATCCCCGAATTAATCTTTCAGAATAATCTTCTCAAAGAAGGAGGATTATTGGTACTGGAGCATGGAAAAGAGAATAAGTTCGAAGAAAATCCACATTTCCTTGAGAGAAGGGTGTATGGAAGTGTGAACTTCTCACTATTCAGATAA
- a CDS encoding DUF3822 family protein, protein MIDFTKSKQYTLSIRLSTDGFSFSIYNPIHNDSLSIIEKEIDTSLSLTANLKAVFHESDFLNHPYKQVNIMMASKRFTIAPLDLFEEEQAELLFYHNHQKRENETVLHNILRKNNVAVIFGIDKSAQTFLNGQYPEARFYSQSTSFIDYFSAKSRLGNSKKMYVSVRKDGIDIYCFERGHLLLANSFECTHTEDRIYYLLYVWKQLEFNQERDELHLTGILPEKDVLMSELKKFILQVFVMNPATNIDMQALLTCE, encoded by the coding sequence ATGATTGATTTTACTAAATCAAAACAATATACTTTATCCATCCGTCTTAGTACGGATGGATTTTCTTTTTCTATCTATAACCCGATTCATAACGATTCGCTTTCAATAATAGAGAAAGAGATAGATACATCTCTATCACTTACAGCCAATCTAAAGGCAGTCTTTCACGAATCGGACTTCCTAAATCATCCTTACAAACAGGTAAATATAATGATGGCAAGCAAGCGTTTTACAATCGCGCCATTAGACTTGTTTGAGGAGGAACAGGCAGAACTGCTGTTTTATCATAATCATCAAAAAAGAGAAAACGAAACGGTGCTCCATAATATCCTAAGAAAGAATAATGTAGCTGTCATCTTCGGCATAGATAAAAGCGCACAAACCTTTTTGAATGGGCAATATCCCGAAGCTCGTTTCTATTCTCAATCCACTTCATTCATTGATTATTTTTCTGCAAAAAGCAGATTAGGAAACAGTAAGAAGATGTATGTTTCTGTACGCAAAGACGGCATTGACATCTATTGCTTTGAACGAGGACATCTGCTTCTGGCCAATTCCTTTGAATGTACTCATACAGAAGATCGTATTTATTATTTATTATACGTCTGGAAACAGTTGGAGTTTAATCAGGAACGGGATGAGTTACACCTAACCGGAATACTTCCTGAGAAAGATGTTTTAATGAGTGAACTGAAAAAGTTTATCCTACAGGTATTCGTTATGAATCCTGCAACTAATATTGACATGCAAGCCTTATTAACATGCGAGTAA
- a CDS encoding ATP-dependent RecD-like DNA helicase translates to MINNYLERQIKENFPYQPTLEQEIAVKSLSEFLLSTLADEVFILRGYAGTGKTSLVGALVKTMDQLQQKSVLLAPTGRAAKVFSVYAGHPAFTIHKKIYRQQSFSNELSNFSINDNLATNTLFIVDEASMISNEGLSGSMFGTGRLLDDLVQFVYSGQGCRLLLMGDTAQLPPVGEELSPALFADALKGYGLEVREIDLTQVVRQVQESGILWNATQLRQLIAEDDCYSLPKIKITGFPDIKMMPGTELIDAITSCYDHDGMDETIVICRSNKRANLYNNGIRAQILWREDELNTGDMLMIAKNNYYWTEQYKEMDFIANGEIAVVRRVRKTREMYGFRFAEVTLRFPDQNDFELDANLLLDTLRSDSPALSKEDNDRLFYTVLEDYIDIPNKRDRMKKMKADPHYNALQVKYAYAITCHKAQGGQWQNVFLDQGYMTDEYLTPDYFRWLYTAFTRATKTLYLVNYPKEQME, encoded by the coding sequence ATGATAAATAACTATTTAGAAAGGCAAATTAAGGAAAATTTTCCTTACCAACCAACTTTAGAGCAGGAAATTGCTGTAAAATCTCTTTCAGAGTTTCTGCTGTCTACGCTGGCAGATGAAGTCTTTATCTTAAGAGGGTATGCTGGTACTGGTAAAACATCGTTGGTAGGGGCATTGGTGAAAACGATGGATCAGCTGCAGCAGAAGTCTGTATTGTTGGCTCCTACAGGGCGTGCGGCAAAAGTCTTTTCAGTGTATGCAGGACATCCGGCTTTTACCATTCATAAAAAAATATATAGACAACAATCTTTTTCTAATGAGCTTAGTAACTTTTCGATCAATGACAATTTAGCTACCAATACATTGTTTATTGTCGATGAGGCTTCCATGATTTCAAACGAAGGACTGTCGGGCAGTATGTTTGGAACAGGACGTTTATTGGATGATTTGGTGCAATTTGTGTATTCGGGGCAAGGTTGCCGGCTCTTGTTGATGGGAGATACCGCACAGCTTCCCCCGGTAGGTGAGGAGTTGAGTCCTGCGCTTTTTGCTGATGCATTGAAAGGTTATGGACTTGAAGTGCGTGAGATTGATCTTACCCAAGTGGTTCGGCAGGTACAAGAATCCGGAATATTGTGGAATGCCACGCAGTTGAGGCAACTGATAGCGGAGGATGATTGTTATTCTTTACCTAAAATAAAAATAACAGGTTTTCCTGATATAAAGATGATGCCGGGTACGGAATTGATTGATGCCATTACCAGTTGTTATGATCATGACGGCATGGATGAGACGATTGTGATTTGTCGTTCTAATAAACGCGCGAACCTATATAATAACGGAATACGTGCACAGATCCTTTGGCGGGAAGATGAACTGAATACAGGAGATATGTTGATGATAGCCAAAAATAATTATTATTGGACGGAGCAATATAAGGAAATGGACTTCATTGCCAATGGAGAAATTGCAGTCGTGCGTCGTGTTCGTAAGACACGGGAGATGTATGGTTTTCGCTTTGCGGAAGTGACTCTCAGATTTCCTGACCAGAATGATTTTGAATTGGATGCGAATCTATTATTGGATACCTTACGTTCGGACTCACCTGCATTGTCGAAAGAAGACAATGACCGATTGTTCTATACGGTACTTGAGGATTATATAGATATTCCAAACAAAAGAGACCGGATGAAAAAGATGAAAGCCGATCCACATTACAATGCTTTACAGGTGAAATATGCATACGCAATAACCTGTCATAAAGCGCAAGGCGGACAGTGGCAGAATGTATTTTTAGATCAGGGGTATATGACGGACGAGTATCTGACTCCCGATTATTTCCGGTGGTTGTATACCGCCTTCACTCGGGCGACGAAGACACTGTATTTGGTGAATTATCCGAAAGAGCAGATGGAATAG
- the tnpB gene encoding IS66 family insertion sequence element accessory protein TnpB (TnpB, as the term is used for proteins encoded by IS66 family insertion elements, is considered an accessory protein, since TnpC, encoded by a neighboring gene, is a DDE family transposase.) yields MFSLNEYISYYLYPRYIDMNKGIECLSELIRSQMNASPLSGDAFLFFGKKKDMVKVLRWDTDGFILYQKRLEEGTFELPRFKPSQGLCKLEWEIFFMIMRGISPRSVLLRKRFKI; encoded by the coding sequence ATGTTCAGTCTGAATGAATACATTAGTTACTACCTTTATCCACGCTATATTGATATGAATAAAGGAATCGAATGTCTTTCTGAATTAATCCGCTCACAGATGAATGCCAGCCCCTTAAGCGGAGACGCTTTCCTGTTTTTCGGCAAGAAAAAAGACATGGTCAAGGTACTTCGCTGGGATACCGATGGATTTATTTTATATCAAAAACGATTGGAAGAAGGCACTTTTGAATTACCCCGTTTTAAGCCTTCCCAAGGGCTGTGTAAGCTTGAATGGGAGATCTTTTTTATGATAATGAGAGGCATCTCGCCGCGTTCAGTACTTCTGAGAAAACGTTTTAAAATATAG